The following proteins are encoded in a genomic region of Cellulomonas sp. ES6:
- a CDS encoding TetR/AcrR family transcriptional regulator, with amino-acid sequence MEETRTGRARPMSREERRDAIATATIPLLVEHGSQVSTRQIALAAGVAEGTLFRAFDDKVELLRTAAERALDPQVGVREIEALPQAASLADELAQVARVVLDHGRRARRVMVGLHTLLASDEGRRAERIREARGADVTGRDAPRHAGRASGPDAEAGAFRPPVPHGRGHPAMPGRDALTRALAEEKAVVTRRLAAYAGDLRVEPERLAGVLLAAVMGHGFPFLPEDADAMVADLVEVLLHGAART; translated from the coding sequence GTGGAGGAGACCAGGACCGGGCGCGCGCGGCCGATGAGCCGCGAGGAGCGTCGCGACGCCATCGCGACCGCGACCATCCCCCTGCTCGTCGAGCACGGCTCGCAGGTCTCCACCCGGCAGATCGCCCTCGCGGCCGGCGTCGCGGAGGGCACCCTGTTCCGCGCGTTCGACGACAAGGTCGAGCTGCTGCGCACCGCCGCCGAGCGAGCGCTGGACCCGCAGGTCGGCGTCCGGGAGATCGAGGCGCTGCCGCAGGCGGCGTCGCTCGCGGACGAGCTGGCGCAGGTCGCCCGGGTCGTCCTCGACCACGGCCGTCGCGCGCGGCGCGTCATGGTCGGGCTGCACACGCTGCTCGCGTCGGACGAGGGCCGGCGGGCGGAGCGGATCCGGGAGGCGCGCGGTGCGGACGTCACCGGCCGGGACGCCCCGCGCCACGCCGGCCGCGCGAGCGGGCCGGACGCCGAGGCCGGCGCGTTCCGCCCGCCGGTCCCGCACGGCCGCGGCCACCCCGCGATGCCGGGACGCGACGCCCTCACGCGCGCGCTCGCCGAGGAGAAGGCCGTGGTCACGAGGCGGCTCGCGGCGTACGCCGGCGACCTGCGCGTGGAGCCCGAGCGGCTCGCCGGGGTCCTCCTGGCCGCCGTGATGGGTCACGGCTTCCCCTTCCTGCCCGAGGACGCCGACGCCATGGTCGCCGACCTCGTCGAGGTCCTGCTGCACGGCGCCGCCCGCACCTGA
- a CDS encoding ABC transporter ATP-binding protein: MLLRLLREHLRPYRAQVAAVLLLQLAQTVATLYLPTLNADIIDKGVAVGDTGYIMRIGAVMLGISLLQVICSVSAVYFGAQVAMSFGRDVRERLFTHVQTFSAREVGQFGAPSLITRTTNDVQQVQMVALLSFTIMLMAPIMLVGGIVLALQQDVALSSLLLVVVPVLAAVVGFIVSRMVPYFRTMQQRIDAINRVMREQITGLRVIRAFVRERREAERFEVANDALFDTSLRAGRLMALMFPVVMLIMNVTSVGVLWFGAQRIDAGDMQIGALTAFLSYIMYILMAVMMASMMFVMVPRAVVSSERITEVLDTESSVVPPAAPVELLRPEGRLELRDVEFRYPGAERAVLHGVDLVAEPGQTTAVIGSTGSGKTTLVNLVPRLFDVTGGSVHIDGVDVRELAPDTLWSLIGLVPQRPYLFSGTVASNLRYGNPDATDEELWHALEVAQARSFVAEMPGGLDAPIAQGGTNVSGGQRQRLAIARALVRRPAVYLFDDSFSALDFATDAALRAALVPETRRSAVVVVAQRVATIRDADRIVVLDEGAVVGTGTHAELMESCRTYQEIVYSQISAEEAA; encoded by the coding sequence ATGCTGCTCCGCCTGCTCCGCGAGCACCTGCGGCCGTACCGAGCCCAGGTGGCCGCCGTGCTGCTGCTCCAGCTCGCGCAGACCGTCGCCACCCTGTACCTGCCCACGCTCAACGCGGACATCATCGACAAGGGCGTCGCCGTCGGCGACACCGGCTACATCATGCGCATCGGCGCCGTCATGCTCGGCATCAGCCTGCTCCAGGTGATCTGCTCCGTCAGCGCCGTCTACTTCGGCGCGCAGGTCGCGATGTCGTTCGGCCGCGACGTGCGCGAGCGCCTGTTCACCCACGTGCAGACGTTCTCGGCGCGCGAGGTCGGGCAGTTCGGCGCGCCGTCGCTCATCACCCGCACCACCAACGACGTGCAGCAGGTGCAGATGGTGGCGCTGCTGTCCTTCACCATCATGCTGATGGCGCCGATCATGCTGGTCGGCGGCATCGTGCTCGCCCTGCAGCAGGACGTCGCGCTGTCGAGCCTGCTGCTGGTGGTCGTGCCGGTGCTCGCCGCGGTGGTCGGCTTCATCGTGTCGCGGATGGTCCCGTACTTCCGCACGATGCAGCAGCGCATCGACGCGATCAACCGGGTCATGCGCGAGCAGATCACCGGCCTGCGCGTCATCCGGGCGTTCGTGCGCGAGCGCCGGGAGGCGGAGCGGTTCGAGGTCGCGAACGACGCGCTGTTCGACACGTCGCTGCGCGCCGGCCGGCTGATGGCGCTGATGTTCCCGGTCGTCATGCTCATCATGAACGTGACGAGCGTCGGGGTGCTGTGGTTCGGCGCCCAGCGCATCGACGCGGGGGACATGCAGATCGGCGCCCTGACGGCGTTCCTGTCCTACATCATGTACATCCTCATGGCCGTGATGATGGCCTCGATGATGTTCGTCATGGTGCCGCGCGCCGTGGTGTCCTCGGAGCGCATCACCGAGGTGCTCGACACCGAGAGCTCGGTCGTCCCGCCCGCCGCGCCCGTCGAGCTCCTCCGCCCGGAGGGCCGCCTCGAGCTGCGGGACGTCGAGTTCCGCTACCCGGGGGCCGAGCGGGCCGTGCTGCACGGCGTCGACCTGGTGGCCGAGCCGGGGCAGACCACCGCCGTGATCGGCTCGACCGGCTCCGGGAAGACGACCCTGGTGAACCTCGTGCCGCGGCTCTTCGACGTGACCGGCGGCTCGGTGCACATCGACGGCGTCGACGTGCGCGAGCTCGCGCCGGACACGCTGTGGAGCCTGATCGGGCTGGTGCCGCAGCGCCCGTACCTGTTCAGCGGGACGGTCGCCTCGAACCTGCGGTACGGCAACCCCGACGCCACCGACGAGGAGCTGTGGCACGCGCTCGAGGTGGCGCAGGCGCGGTCGTTCGTCGCCGAGATGCCCGGTGGCCTGGACGCCCCGATCGCCCAGGGCGGCACGAACGTCTCCGGAGGTCAGCGGCAGCGGCTCGCGATCGCGCGGGCGCTGGTCCGCCGGCCGGCCGTCTACCTGTTCGACGACTCGTTCTCCGCGCTCGACTTCGCCACGGACGCCGCGCTGCGGGCCGCCCTGGTGCCGGAGACGCGGCGCTCGGCGGTGGTCGTGGTCGCGCAGCGCGTCGCGACGATCCGCGACGCCGACCGCATCGTCGTGCTCGACGAGGGCGCGGTGGTCGGCACCGGCACGCACGCGGAGCTGATGGAGAGCTGCCGCACCTACCAGGAGATCGTGTACTCGCAGATCAGCGCGGAGGAGGCGGCATGA
- a CDS encoding ABC transporter ATP-binding protein produces MPGEKSLDFKASGRRLLGVLRPERWRLALVMVLGVVSVALAVTGPKVLGNATNVIFEGIIGQRLPAGTTQAQAVEGLRAQGQDRLADMLGAMQVVPGQGVDFTRLRTLLLAVVAIYVGSALFSWLQGYITTGAVQRTVAGLRRDVEVKLGRLPLKYFDGQPRGEVLSRVTNDIDNVAQTLQQTLSQLITSVLTVLGVLAMMFWISPLLAVVALVTIPLSVVVTTAIAKRSQPQFVRQWRVTGTLNAHIEEMYTGHALVKVFGRQQQAVQEFHDQNADLYAASFRAQFISGVIQPAMGFIANLNYVIVAVVGGLRVASGSMTLGDVQAFIQYSRQFTQPITQIASMMNLLQSGVASAERVFDLLDAPEQDPDPARPERLPERVAGRVVFEDVSFRYVPETPLIDDLSLVAEPGRTVAIVGPTGAGKTTLVNLLMRFYEIDGGRITLDGVDTRSLTRDDLRSQVGMVLQDTWLFGGTIRDNIAYGVEDVDEARLVEAAVATHVDQFVRALPDGYDTVIDDEAANLSAGEKQLLTIARAFLADPAILVLDEATSSVDTRTEVLVQQAMNALRSGRTSFVIAHRLSTIRDADVILVMERGAIVEQGSHDELLAAGGAYARLYASQFAAAAASVED; encoded by the coding sequence ATGCCGGGGGAGAAGTCCCTCGACTTCAAGGCCTCGGGCCGCCGCCTGCTGGGCGTCCTGCGGCCCGAGCGGTGGCGCCTGGCGCTCGTCATGGTGCTCGGCGTCGTCTCGGTGGCCCTCGCGGTCACCGGGCCGAAGGTGCTGGGCAACGCCACGAACGTCATCTTCGAGGGCATCATCGGCCAGCGGCTGCCGGCGGGCACCACGCAGGCCCAGGCCGTCGAGGGGCTGCGCGCCCAGGGGCAGGACCGGCTCGCCGACATGCTCGGCGCCATGCAGGTGGTCCCCGGCCAGGGCGTCGACTTCACCCGGCTGCGCACGCTCCTGCTGGCGGTCGTCGCGATCTACGTCGGGTCGGCGCTGTTCAGCTGGCTGCAGGGCTACATCACCACCGGTGCCGTCCAGCGCACCGTCGCGGGCCTGCGGCGCGACGTCGAGGTCAAGCTCGGCCGGCTGCCCCTGAAGTACTTCGACGGGCAGCCGCGCGGCGAGGTGCTGAGCCGGGTCACCAACGACATCGACAACGTCGCGCAGACCCTCCAGCAGACCCTGTCGCAGCTCATCACCTCGGTGCTGACGGTGCTCGGTGTGCTGGCGATGATGTTCTGGATCTCGCCGCTGCTCGCGGTGGTGGCGCTGGTGACGATCCCGCTGTCGGTGGTCGTGACCACGGCGATCGCCAAGCGCTCGCAGCCGCAGTTCGTCCGGCAGTGGCGGGTGACCGGCACGCTGAACGCCCACATCGAGGAGATGTACACCGGTCACGCGCTGGTGAAGGTGTTCGGGCGGCAGCAGCAGGCGGTGCAGGAGTTCCACGACCAGAACGCCGACCTGTACGCCGCGTCGTTCCGGGCGCAGTTCATCTCGGGCGTGATCCAGCCGGCGATGGGGTTCATCGCGAACCTCAACTACGTGATCGTCGCGGTGGTCGGCGGCCTGCGGGTCGCGTCCGGGTCCATGACGCTCGGCGACGTGCAGGCGTTCATCCAGTACTCGCGGCAGTTCACGCAGCCCATCACGCAGATCGCGTCGATGATGAACCTGCTGCAGTCCGGCGTCGCGTCGGCGGAGCGGGTGTTCGACCTGCTCGACGCGCCGGAGCAGGACCCGGACCCGGCCCGGCCCGAGCGGCTGCCGGAGCGCGTCGCGGGGCGCGTCGTCTTCGAGGACGTGTCGTTCCGGTACGTGCCGGAGACGCCGCTCATCGACGACCTGTCGCTGGTCGCCGAGCCCGGGCGGACGGTCGCGATCGTCGGCCCGACCGGGGCGGGCAAGACCACGCTGGTCAACCTGCTCATGCGGTTCTACGAGATCGACGGCGGCCGGATCACGCTCGACGGCGTCGACACCCGGAGCCTCACCCGGGACGACCTGCGCTCGCAGGTCGGCATGGTGCTGCAGGACACGTGGCTGTTCGGCGGCACGATCCGCGACAACATCGCCTACGGGGTCGAGGACGTGGACGAGGCCCGGCTGGTCGAGGCCGCGGTCGCCACGCACGTCGACCAGTTCGTGCGGGCGCTGCCCGACGGCTACGACACCGTGATCGACGACGAGGCCGCGAACCTCTCGGCGGGCGAGAAGCAGCTGCTGACGATCGCCCGGGCGTTCCTGGCGGACCCGGCGATCCTCGTGCTCGACGAGGCGACGTCGTCGGTGGACACCCGCACCGAGGTGCTCGTGCAGCAGGCGATGAACGCGCTGCGCTCGGGGCGGACGTCGTTCGTCATCGCGCACCGGCTGTCGACCATCCGCGACGCCGACGTGATCCTCGTGATGGAGCGCGGCGCCATCGTCGAGCAGGGCTCGCACGACGAGCTGCTGGCCGCGGGCGGGGCGTACGCCCGGCTGTACGCCAGCCAGTTCGCCGCGGCGGCCGCGTCCGTCGAGGACTGA
- a CDS encoding MFS transporter: protein MTTRTAADAPRLHRDRFTLTLYGSFVTWGWLLYSFNPSVPLLARELDVSHAQAGLHGTAMAVGAVVAAALTPRAVRRFGRRAVAVGAGAVVAVGTALLTTGTLLALTLAAVVVLAVGGNMLISASQTGLADHHGRAASAAVTEANGVGSGLGLLGPLAVGACVAIGWGWRPAVAVTGVIALVTALLIRRLPADGALGRGRTAPAAVVTGAPATDPDADAVAATAAAAAPAADAAPAADAARAVPAAATQRAVHASRWFLVTIVAAIAIENATTYWATDLVRERTGAGAGIATATTAGLVAGMTLIRFVVGPLSLRVSPARLLAGAFGVAVAGWAVLWTATSASVALAGLFLAGLGYGAHYPLGISLLLGASAGATDSAQARATVAGGLAIGIAPFLLGALADAVGSHTAFVIVPVIAVAGGVAALAGARAWRRERPAVAAAL, encoded by the coding sequence GTGACGACACGCACCGCGGCGGACGCGCCGCGGCTCCACCGGGACCGGTTCACGCTCACCCTGTACGGGTCGTTCGTCACGTGGGGCTGGCTGCTCTACTCGTTCAACCCGAGCGTGCCGCTGCTCGCGCGCGAGCTCGACGTGTCCCACGCCCAGGCGGGTCTGCACGGAACCGCGATGGCCGTCGGGGCGGTGGTGGCCGCGGCCCTCACGCCGCGCGCCGTGCGGCGGTTCGGGCGTCGCGCGGTCGCGGTCGGCGCGGGCGCGGTCGTCGCCGTGGGCACCGCCCTGCTGACGACCGGGACGCTGCTGGCCCTCACCCTGGCCGCCGTCGTGGTGCTGGCCGTCGGCGGCAACATGCTCATCAGCGCCTCGCAGACCGGGCTGGCCGACCACCACGGCCGCGCCGCGTCCGCCGCGGTGACGGAGGCGAACGGCGTGGGGTCGGGGCTCGGGCTGCTGGGGCCGCTCGCGGTCGGCGCGTGCGTCGCGATCGGCTGGGGCTGGCGCCCGGCGGTGGCCGTGACGGGTGTGATCGCGCTGGTGACCGCGCTGCTCATCCGGCGCCTGCCCGCCGACGGCGCGCTCGGCCGGGGCCGGACCGCGCCGGCCGCGGTCGTGACCGGCGCCCCCGCGACGGACCCGGACGCGGACGCCGTGGCGGCGACCGCCGCGGCTGCCGCACCCGCCGCGGACGCCGCACCCGCCGCGGACGCGGCCCGGGCCGTCCCCGCCGCCGCGACGCAGCGGGCCGTGCACGCCTCGCGCTGGTTCCTCGTCACCATCGTCGCCGCGATCGCGATCGAGAACGCCACCACGTACTGGGCCACCGACCTCGTGCGGGAGCGCACCGGGGCCGGCGCGGGCATCGCGACCGCCACGACCGCGGGCCTGGTCGCCGGCATGACCCTCATCCGGTTCGTCGTCGGGCCGCTGTCGCTGCGGGTGTCGCCGGCGCGGCTGCTGGCGGGGGCGTTCGGCGTCGCGGTCGCCGGCTGGGCGGTGCTGTGGACGGCCACCAGCGCGTCGGTGGCGCTCGCGGGGCTGTTCCTCGCGGGGCTCGGGTACGGCGCGCACTACCCGCTCGGCATCTCGCTGCTGCTCGGCGCGTCCGCGGGCGCCACCGACTCCGCGCAGGCCCGCGCCACGGTGGCCGGCGGGCTGGCCATCGGCATCGCGCCGTTCCTGCTGGGGGCGCTGGCCGACGCCGTGGGGTCGCACACGGCGTTCGTCATCGTGCCGGTCATCGCGGTGGCCGGCGGCGTCGCCGCCCTGGCGGGCGCCCGGGCGTGGCGGCGCGAACGACCCGCGGTGGCGGCGGCGCTCTGA
- a CDS encoding amidohydrolase → MSATHPDGAPDPARAARVLDAADPRTEHWRALYRDLHAHPELSGREHRTAAALAAELRASGLEVTEGVGGTGVVGVLRNGDGPVVMLRADMDGLPVREETGLAYQSRHTDVDPAGDTVPTMHACGHDMHVTALAAAVDALAGAREQWRGTLLVVGQPAEETASGASAMLEDGLFTRFPKPDVALGQHVGALPAGVSHHARGLLMAAACTLDVTVHGRGGHGSRPFVTVDPVLTAAYAVTRLQAIASRETSPDDPVVVTVATFHAGTKSNIIPDTASFTVNLRARSDATMARLVASVRRVVEAEAAAAGCPQPPTVTLRENPPATVNDPDVVDRVMAAQRAVMPAGTVRTAEPLMGSEDFSEYGLPRGRYDGDPVPYAFWFWGGPDPALFPDGIDSGLSPEVPGNHSAQFAPLDDPTIAAGRRLLVAAALAFLG, encoded by the coding sequence ATGTCCGCCACCCACCCCGACGGCGCCCCCGACCCCGCCCGCGCCGCCCGCGTCCTCGATGCCGCCGACCCGCGCACGGAGCACTGGCGCGCGCTCTACCGCGACCTGCACGCGCACCCCGAGCTCTCGGGCCGCGAGCACCGCACCGCCGCCGCGCTCGCCGCGGAGCTCCGGGCATCGGGGCTGGAGGTCACCGAGGGCGTCGGCGGGACCGGCGTGGTCGGGGTGCTCCGGAACGGGGACGGCCCGGTCGTCATGCTCCGCGCCGACATGGACGGCCTGCCGGTCCGGGAGGAGACGGGGCTGGCGTACCAGAGCCGGCACACCGACGTGGACCCGGCCGGCGACACCGTCCCGACGATGCACGCCTGCGGCCACGACATGCACGTCACCGCGCTGGCGGCGGCCGTGGACGCGCTCGCCGGCGCCCGCGAGCAGTGGCGCGGCACGCTCCTGGTGGTCGGCCAGCCTGCCGAGGAGACGGCGTCCGGCGCGTCCGCGATGCTGGAGGACGGCCTGTTCACGCGGTTCCCGAAGCCCGACGTGGCGCTCGGCCAGCACGTCGGGGCGCTGCCGGCGGGGGTCAGCCACCACGCCCGTGGCCTGCTGATGGCGGCGGCGTGCACGCTCGACGTCACCGTCCACGGACGCGGCGGTCACGGTTCCCGCCCGTTCGTCACCGTCGACCCGGTGCTCACCGCGGCGTACGCCGTGACGCGCCTGCAGGCGATCGCGTCGCGCGAGACCTCGCCGGACGACCCGGTGGTGGTGACCGTCGCGACCTTCCACGCCGGCACGAAGTCGAACATCATCCCGGACACCGCGTCGTTCACGGTCAACCTGCGCGCCCGCTCGGACGCCACGATGGCGCGGCTCGTCGCGTCGGTGCGGCGGGTGGTGGAGGCGGAGGCCGCCGCCGCGGGGTGCCCGCAGCCGCCGACGGTCACGCTGCGGGAGAACCCGCCGGCGACGGTCAACGACCCGGACGTCGTGGACCGGGTCATGGCCGCGCAGCGGGCCGTGATGCCGGCCGGCACGGTGAGGACCGCCGAGCCGCTCATGGGCTCCGAGGACTTCTCCGAGTACGGCCTGCCGCGCGGCCGGTACGACGGCGACCCGGTGCCCTACGCGTTCTGGTTCTGGGGCGGCCCCGACCCGGCGCTGTTCCCCGACGGCATCGACTCGGGGCTCTCGCCGGAGGTGCCGGGCAACCACAGCGCGCAGTTCGCGCCGCTCGACGACCCGACGATCGCGGCCGGGCGCCGGCTGCTGGTCGCCGCCGCGCTCGCGTTCCTCGGCTGA
- a CDS encoding RNA methyltransferase yields the protein MPALDLVPLTDPHDERLADYVALTDVALRSRHEPEKGLYIAESSTVLGRALAAGHRPRSVLVSPRWLPDLRAMLEARDPDGEPVRVYVADPPVLEAITGFHVHRGALAAMHRPPLPSVASVLEGARRVAVLEDVVDHTNVGAAMRACAAMGVDAVLVTPSCADPLYRRAIRVSMGTVFQVPWTRFEHWPHGPRGGAADGVELLHERGFTVAALALDDESVGLDDLAADPPARLALVFGTEGDGLKRQTIAACDLTVRIPMAGGVDSLNVASAVAVATWATRRVGSRTESP from the coding sequence GTGCCCGCGCTCGACCTCGTCCCCCTGACCGACCCCCACGACGAGCGGCTCGCCGACTACGTCGCGCTGACCGACGTCGCGCTCCGCTCGCGGCACGAGCCCGAGAAGGGCCTGTACATCGCGGAGAGCTCGACGGTGCTCGGCCGGGCCCTCGCCGCGGGGCACCGGCCGCGGTCGGTGCTCGTGTCCCCGCGCTGGCTGCCGGACCTGCGGGCGATGCTCGAGGCTCGCGACCCGGACGGCGAGCCCGTGCGCGTGTACGTCGCGGACCCGCCCGTGCTGGAGGCCATCACCGGCTTCCACGTGCACCGGGGCGCGCTCGCCGCGATGCACCGGCCGCCGCTGCCGTCCGTGGCGTCGGTGCTCGAGGGCGCCCGGCGGGTGGCGGTGCTGGAGGACGTCGTCGACCACACGAACGTCGGTGCGGCGATGCGGGCGTGCGCGGCGATGGGCGTCGACGCGGTGCTCGTCACGCCGTCGTGCGCCGACCCGCTGTACCGCCGGGCGATCCGGGTGTCGATGGGCACGGTGTTCCAGGTCCCGTGGACGCGGTTCGAGCACTGGCCGCACGGTCCGCGCGGGGGCGCCGCGGACGGTGTCGAGCTGCTGCACGAGCGGGGCTTCACCGTCGCCGCGCTCGCGCTGGACGACGAGTCGGTCGGTCTGGACGACCTCGCGGCGGACCCGCCGGCCCGGTTGGCCCTGGTGTTCGGCACCGAGGGCGACGGCCTGAAGCGGCAGACGATCGCGGCGTGCGACCTGACGGTGCGGATCCCGATGGCGGGCGGGGTCGACTCGCTCAACGTCGCGTCCGCGGTGGCCGTGGCGACGTGGGCGACCCGGCGCGTCGGGAGCCGCACGGAGAGTCCGTGA
- a CDS encoding Fic family protein, with protein sequence MLVLVVAQPRTGRLLFSFARISENSDEDVLAEEHTMAQPRYPAGTSAGDRLTASARGGADLVSLAGVASVPAHGHEVLPWVPRSGRRSEIEEYTASIPPLIAGLPLAATPALTDAARAALVDIAVLERTYADQVATLEPFLLRTEAIASSRIEEELTTVDQLARAQYGINAPKTARTVKGAIDGLSLLVERSVDGIDLADILAAHRPLMADDAEEKWDAGTLRTVQNWIGGSNRSPLGAVHVPPAPGRVPELMQDLVVFMRRTDIDPILHAAVAHAQFESIHPFTDGNGRVGRSLINGVWRYRGVTTSMAVPVASAIVADRGHYFDLVNSYRTGDIEPFTAYLADATSRAATEAAVSAQRLIALPAQWRERVRPRGGSAAAALLPLLPSRPIVDAHDVMAMTGTSQARAYAAIERLVDADVLRPITQSRRDMTWAAGEVLDEADLMVERLRLR encoded by the coding sequence GTGCTCGTGCTCGTCGTCGCACAACCGAGAACAGGACGGTTGCTGTTCTCGTTTGCTAGGATAAGCGAGAACAGTGACGAGGATGTTCTCGCTGAGGAGCACACGATGGCGCAGCCGCGGTACCCCGCAGGCACCTCCGCCGGCGACCGGCTCACCGCCTCCGCTCGCGGCGGGGCGGACCTGGTGTCGCTCGCCGGCGTCGCGAGCGTGCCGGCGCACGGGCACGAGGTGCTGCCGTGGGTCCCGCGCTCCGGACGCCGCTCCGAGATCGAGGAGTACACCGCCTCGATCCCTCCCCTGATCGCCGGCCTCCCTCTGGCCGCCACTCCCGCCCTGACCGATGCAGCCCGCGCCGCACTGGTCGACATCGCCGTGCTCGAGCGCACGTACGCCGATCAGGTGGCCACCCTCGAGCCGTTCCTCCTGCGCACCGAGGCCATCGCCTCCTCGCGGATCGAGGAGGAGCTCACGACCGTCGACCAGCTCGCGCGCGCTCAGTACGGCATCAACGCGCCGAAGACCGCGCGGACCGTCAAGGGCGCGATCGACGGTCTCAGCCTGCTCGTCGAGCGGTCCGTCGACGGGATCGACCTCGCCGACATCCTCGCCGCACACCGCCCGCTCATGGCCGACGACGCCGAGGAGAAGTGGGACGCCGGCACGCTGCGCACCGTGCAGAACTGGATCGGCGGCTCCAACCGCTCGCCGCTCGGCGCTGTCCACGTGCCGCCTGCGCCCGGGCGCGTGCCCGAGCTCATGCAGGACCTGGTCGTGTTCATGCGGCGCACCGACATCGACCCGATCCTGCACGCAGCGGTGGCGCACGCCCAGTTCGAGTCCATCCACCCCTTCACCGACGGCAACGGACGGGTCGGCCGCTCGCTGATCAACGGGGTCTGGCGCTACCGCGGTGTGACCACGAGCATGGCGGTGCCGGTAGCCTCCGCGATCGTCGCCGACCGCGGGCACTACTTCGACCTCGTCAACAGCTACCGGACCGGCGACATCGAACCCTTCACCGCGTACCTCGCCGATGCGACGTCGCGCGCCGCCACCGAAGCCGCTGTGTCCGCCCAGCGACTCATCGCCCTGCCCGCGCAGTGGCGGGAGCGCGTGCGGCCGCGTGGCGGTTCTGCTGCCGCGGCGCTGCTGCCGCTGCTGCCCAGCCGCCCGATCGTGGACGCCCATGACGTCATGGCGATGACCGGCACCTCCCAGGCCCGCGCGTACGCCGCGATCGAGCGCCTCGTCGACGCCGACGTCCTCCGCCCGATCACCCAGTCCAGGCGGGACATGACCTGGGCAGCCGGCGAGGTGCTGGATGAAGCCGACCTGATGGTCGAGCGACTCCGCCTGCGCTGA
- a CDS encoding BCCT family transporter translates to MSTSTTQTQQGPPGADGSRRGPWGTNPAVFWGSAAVVALVAGLTIAFPDTAGDVIGRVQSDVISAFGWYYVALVAGFVAFAIWLGVGRWGDITLGKDDDEPEYPLGSWFAMLFATGMGIGLVFWGVAEPLSHYASPKPGVTGTPEELAQQAMTQTYLHWGLSAWAIYVVVGVAIAYSVHRKGHPVSIRWALEPILGRRARGPIGDAVDVAAVVGTVFGVATSLGLGVLQITAGLEHTGIATSSTGLQIALIVGITALATLSVVSGLDRGLKWLSNINVSLAGVLLVAVLVLGPTLFLLREFVQSIGAYLASVVPLMFNASAYAGEAGQEWQAAWTTFYWGWWISWSPFVGVFIARISRGRTVREFVGGVLLVPTLVCFLWFSVLGGTALYRELFGGGGLVGADGEVVPENALFDVLSGLPGGAALSIGAIILVALFFITSADSGALVVAMLAAGGDPHPRTALRVVWAGLGGVLAIALLLAGGLGALQTAAILIALPFSVVMIGMVVATSRSLHLEHMAFLRAERRQLRALIDAQVSAQVGAHVDRRVDERLRRWRRTREQGRPER, encoded by the coding sequence GTGAGCACGTCGACCACGCAGACCCAGCAGGGGCCGCCCGGCGCGGACGGGTCACGCCGCGGCCCCTGGGGGACCAACCCCGCGGTGTTCTGGGGCTCGGCCGCGGTGGTCGCCCTCGTGGCGGGCCTGACGATCGCGTTCCCCGACACCGCGGGCGACGTGATCGGGCGGGTGCAGTCCGACGTCATCAGCGCGTTCGGCTGGTACTACGTGGCCCTGGTGGCGGGCTTCGTCGCGTTCGCGATCTGGCTGGGCGTCGGGCGGTGGGGCGACATCACGCTGGGCAAGGACGACGACGAGCCGGAGTACCCGCTGGGGAGCTGGTTCGCGATGCTGTTCGCGACCGGCATGGGCATCGGCCTGGTGTTCTGGGGCGTCGCGGAGCCGCTGAGCCACTACGCGAGCCCGAAGCCCGGGGTGACGGGCACCCCGGAGGAGCTGGCGCAGCAGGCGATGACGCAGACCTACCTGCACTGGGGCCTGAGCGCCTGGGCGATCTACGTCGTGGTGGGCGTGGCGATCGCGTACTCGGTGCACCGCAAGGGTCACCCCGTGTCGATCCGGTGGGCCCTCGAGCCGATCCTGGGCAGGCGGGCGCGCGGTCCGATCGGGGACGCGGTGGACGTCGCCGCCGTCGTCGGCACGGTGTTCGGCGTCGCGACCTCCCTGGGCCTCGGCGTGCTGCAGATCACGGCGGGACTGGAGCACACGGGCATCGCGACGTCCTCGACGGGCCTGCAGATCGCCCTGATCGTCGGCATCACGGCGCTGGCGACGCTGTCGGTCGTCTCCGGCCTGGACCGCGGGCTGAAGTGGCTGTCCAACATCAACGTGTCGCTCGCCGGCGTGCTGCTGGTCGCCGTGCTCGTGCTCGGGCCGACCCTGTTCCTGCTGCGCGAGTTCGTGCAGTCCATCGGCGCGTACCTGGCGTCGGTGGTCCCGCTGATGTTCAACGCGTCCGCGTACGCCGGCGAGGCGGGGCAGGAGTGGCAGGCGGCCTGGACGACGTTCTACTGGGGCTGGTGGATCTCCTGGTCCCCGTTCGTCGGGGTGTTCATCGCGCGGATCTCGCGCGGCCGTACGGTGCGCGAGTTCGTGGGCGGCGTGCTGCTCGTCCCGACGCTGGTGTGCTTCCTGTGGTTCTCCGTGCTCGGCGGGACGGCCCTGTACCGGGAGCTGTTCGGGGGCGGCGGCCTGGTGGGCGCCGACGGCGAGGTGGTGCCGGAGAACGCGCTGTTCGACGTGCTGTCGGGGCTGCCGGGCGGGGCGGCGCTGTCGATCGGGGCCATCATCCTGGTGGCGCTGTTCTTCATCACGTCCGCGGACTCCGGCGCGCTGGTGGTCGCCATGCTGGCGGCCGGCGGGGACCCGCACCCGCGCACCGCGCTGCGCGTCGTGTGGGCGGGCCTGGGCGGTGTGCTGGCCATCGCGCTGCTGCTGGCGGGCGGGCTGGGCGCGCTCCAGACGGCGGCGATCCTCATCGCCCTGCCGTTCAGCGTGGTGATGATCGGGATGGTGGTCGCGACGTCGCGGTCGCTGCACCTGGAGCACATGGCGTTCCTGCGGGCCGAGCGCCGCCAGCTCCGGGCGCTGATCGACGCCCAGGTGTCGGCCCAGGTCGGCGCTCACGTGGACCGGCGGGTCGACGAGCGGCTGCGGCGCTGGCGCCGGACGCGGGAGCAGGGCCGCCCGGAGCGCTGA